The Setaria viridis chromosome 6, Setaria_viridis_v4.0, whole genome shotgun sequence genome contains a region encoding:
- the LOC117861653 gene encoding uncharacterized protein, which translates to MWFRTLFPQNKIKNVSMWLIKIATADRSTSNFLNSSSYPCMHDSMRPSITASRRRARQVAMAKKKSTTSNLLHCRLKTAVCLLAPFLLLAVFVCLQLQTLGLFPTVARCAGQTAAVDDLVRRLRSFATFHPLKDPREPAAGSWFVSVLNDTSEPDGEAKHLVLPSEASSGRLLCVHAPPGVDATYALAWRDALPLGAALRPGLAFVSESPYDYNNLWHGLTALAPFASWHARSGCRAVPARWALFQRGGARMGMSGWLTSLAEATMGVEMAVETFRPPLATGPVCFEEAVVFRRQMDGLNRERLRGAFDFMRCKARAHCGVVGVPAGAGNVSRGGAAATEALRVTLLFRRGARAFKDEPAVARVFEKECARVAGCVVTATHTDNLTFCDQVRLMSATDVLITPHGAQVTNLLFMDQNSSIMEFYPLGWRQRAGGGQFVYRWMASRAGMRHEGSWWDPNGEPCPDSTDILSCYKSRQIGHDEAYFAQWAAKVFAAAKERKTIGGAVRALLEPEERRREAAACNCT; encoded by the exons ATGTGGTTTCGCACTCTTTTCCcgcaaaacaaaataaaaaatgtgtCCATGTGGCTTATCAAGATAGCTACAGCTGATAGGTCAACGTCCAATTTCCTCAATTCCTCTTCATATCCATGCATGCACGACAGCATGAGACCGAGCATCACGGCCAGCAGGCGAAGAGCTCGGCAAGTCGCCATGGCCAAGAAGAAAAGCACCACTAGTAACCTGCTACACTGTCGCCTCAAGACCGCGGTCTGCCTCCTCGCTCCCTTCCTCCTGCTCGCCGTCTTCGTCTGCCTCCAGCTCCAAACCCTCGGTCTCTTCCCCACCGTCGCCCGGTGCGCCGGCCagaccgccgccgtcgacgacctCGTCCGCCGCCTCCGTTCGTTCGCCACCTTCCACCCGCTCAAGGACCCTCGGGAGCCCGCGGCGGGGAGCTGGTTCGTCAGCGTCCTCAACGACACCTCGGAGCCGGACGGCGAGGCGAAGCACCTGGTCCTCCCTTCCGAGGCGTCCTCCGGCCGCCTCCTCTGCGTGCACGCACCACCGGGCGTCGACGCCACCTACGCGCTCGCGTGGCGCGACGCGCTGCCCCTCGGCGCGGCGCTCCGGCCCGGGCTGGCGTTCGTGTCCGAGTCGCCCTACGACTACAACAACCTCTGGCACGGCCTCACGGCGCTGGCGCCGTTCGCGTCATGGCACGCGCGGAGCGGGTGCAGGGCGGTGCCGGCGAGGTGGGCGCTGTTCCAGCGCGGCGGGGCGAGGATGGGGATGAGCGGCTGGCTGACGTCGCTGGCCGAGGCGACCATGGGCGTCGAGATGGCCGTCGAGACGttccggccgccgctcgccaccggcCCGGTGTGCTTCGAGGAGGCCGTGGTGTTCCGGAGGCAGATGGACGGGCTGAACAGGGAGCGCCTGCGCGGGGCGTTCGACTTCATGCGGTGCAAGGCCAGGGCGCACTGCGGCGTCGTGGGCGTGCCGGCAGGAGCCGGGAACGTCAGCCGCGGTGGTGCCGCTGCCACGGAGGCCCTGCGCGTCACGCTCCTGTTCCGGAGGGGCGCGCGGGCGTTTAAGGACGAGCCGGCCGTCGCGCGCGTGTTCGAGAAGGAGTGCGCGCGCGTGGCCGGGTGCGTCGTCACCGCCACGCACACGGACAACCTGACGTTCTGTGACCAG GTGAGGCTGATGAGCGCGACGGACGTGCTGATCACGCCGCACGGGGCGCAGGTGACGAACCTGCTGTTCATGGACCAGAACAGCAGCATCATGGAGTTCTACCCGCTGGGGTGGAGACagagagccggcggcgggcagtTCGTGTACCGGTGGATGGCGTCCCGGGCGGGGATGCGGCACGAGGGCTCGTGGTGGGATCCCAACGGCGAGCCGTGCCCCGACTCGACGGACATCCTCAGCTGCTACAAGAGCCGGCAGATCGGGCACGACGAGGCCTACTTCGCGCAGTGGGCGGCCAAAGTCTTCGCCGCAGCCAAGGAGCGCAAGACGATAGGCGGTGCCGTCAGGGCGCTGCTGGAACCGGAAGAGCGGCGGCGAGAAGCAGCGGCCTGCAACTGCACCTAG
- the LOC117859863 gene encoding zinc-finger homeodomain protein 10, translated as MEAVVNVKYRPAMFLNGAAGAAAVAKKMRPAAAAAAAWGAGEAGVYRECLKNHAASLGGHALDGCGEFMPTPEADPADPASLRCAACGCHRNFHRRLPEAPPSPPLLALPPPLPPAQPAPALQHVMREAPEDRLPAAFDDDETDESDEGSDFDEDRPLSPLPAPAMGPPGYLQPAPHMLLALSTGAPGASIPAVVPRPPASLGPMPAPGAASAAARKRFRTKFSPEQKQRMQALSERLGWRLQKRDEAVVEESCREIGVTKGVFKVWMHNNKHNFVGGHSARRSASAAAATGAAPPILPPPHAAAVHPSAPAAPAAPPPPPPAPVHADFNINGAASAADYFRVQPATATASGGSPQSS; from the coding sequence ATGGAGGCGGTGGTGAACGTCAAGTACAGGCCGGCCATGTTCCTGAACGGCgccgcgggtgcggcggcggtcgcCAAGAAGAtgcggcccgcggcggcggcggcggcggcgtggggcgcaGGCGAGGCGGGGGTGTACCGGGAGTGTCTCAAGAACCACGCGGCGAGCCTGGGCGGGCACGCCCTGGACGGGTGCGGCGAGTTCATGCCGACGCCGGaggccgaccccgccgacccggccTCGCTTCGGTGCGCCGCCTGCGGGTGCCACCGTAACTTCCACCGCCGGCTCCCCGaggcgccgccctcgccgcccctcctcgcgctgcctccgcctcttcctcccGCGCAGCCGGCTCCGGCGCTGCAGCACGTGATGCGTGAGGCGCCGGAGGACCGCCTGCCGGCCGccttcgacgacgacgagaccGACGAGTCGGACGAGGGGTCGGACTTCGACGAGGATCGCCCGctgtcgccgctgccggcgccggcgatggggcCGCCGGGATACCTCCAGCCGGCGCCGCACATGCTCCTCGCGCTGAGCACCGGCGCGCCGGGCGCCTCGATCCCCGCGGTGGTGCCGAGGCCGCCGGCCTCCCTGGGCCCGATGCCGGCGCCAGGCgccgcttcggcggcggcgcggaagcgGTTCCGCACCAAGTTCAGCCCGGAGCAGAAGCAGCGGATGCAGGCGCTGTCGGAGCGGCTGGGGTGGCGGCTGCAGAAGCGCGACGAGGCGGTGGTCGAGGAGAGCTGCCGCGAGATCGGCGTCACCAAGGGCGTCTTCAAGGTCTGGATGCACAACAACAAGCACAACTTCGTCGGCGGCCACAGCGCGCGCCGCagcgcctcggccgccgccgccaccggcgccgcacCACCGATCCTCCctccgccccacgccgccgccgtccacccttccgcccccgccgcccccgccgcaccacctcccccgccgcccgcgcccgtccACGCTGACTTCAACATCaacggcgccgcctccgccgccgactaCTTCCGCGTCCAGccggcgacagcgacggcgagcggcggctccCCGCAATCCTCCTAG
- the LOC117861124 gene encoding GTP-binding protein BRASSINAZOLE INSENSITIVE PALE GREEN 2, chloroplastic has translation MAKPLPIPALAAARLPFRILSPRAPPPCLLPFLPPPFLPQRRRLSCSAVSTSRRGRPLAPVISEGSDGEDAAVGRPVCPGCGVFMQDADPNLPGFFKNPSRSSQDEMGESEKVLLTADTVAFLEDEEAGVAEDVLMSESDDELEGLDSDIDEFLEEIEEDEEDESAVKAGADIDGFASDWDSDWEEMEEDEDEKWRKELDGFTPPGVGYGNITEETIQRLKKEKLSKSERKRREREAKRAETEEDLAVVCARCHSLRNYGLVKNDKAENLIPDFDFDRFISSRLMKRSTSAPVIVMVVDCADFDGSFPKRAAKSLFKALEGRRNSKVSETPRLVLVGTKVDLLPWQQMGVRFDRWVRGRAKAFGAPKLDAVFLISVHRDLAVRNLISYIKESAGPRSNVWVIGAQNAGKSTLINAVAKKQGVKITRLTEAAVPGTTLGILRVTGVLPAKAKMYDTPGLLHPYIMAMRLNNEERKMIEIRKELRPRSFRVKVGQSVHIGGLTRLDVLKSSAQTIYITVWASSNVPLHLGKTDNADELRDRHFGIRLQPPIGPERVNELGHWTERQIEVSGASWDVNSMDIAVSGLGWYSLGLKGTATVSLWTFEGIGVTERDAMILHRAQFLERPGFWLPIAIANAIGEETRKNNERRKAEQRRKEEEEEEEEEEELLLEEMVE, from the exons ATGGCTAAACCCCTCCCAATCCCCGCCCTGGCGGCGGCTCGCCTTCCCTTCCGCATCCTCTCCCCCCGAGCTCCAcctccctgcctcctccccttcctccccccgCCATTCTTGCCTCAGAGACGCCGCCTTTCTTGCTCTGCTGTATCCACCAGCAGGCGCGGCAGGCCGCTGGCCCCGGTGATCAGTGAGGGCAGTGATGGCGAggacgccgccgtcggccggccTGTATGTCCTGGATGCGGGGTCTTCATGCAGGATGCGGATCCTAACCTCCCCGGCTTCTTCAAGAACCCCTCCCGCAGCTCCCAGGATGAGATGGGAGAAAGTGAAAAAGTGCTTCTTACCGCCGATACGGTTGCGTTTCTTGAAGATGAGGAGGCTGGGGTGGCGGAGGACGTATTGATGTCAGAATCAGATGATGAATTGGAGGGCCTGGACAGCGATATTGATGAGTTTCTTGAAGAAATTGAGGAGGATGAAGAGGATGAGTCAGCAGTGAAGGCTGGCGCTGATATTGATGGTTTTGCCAGTGATTGGGACTCTGATTGGGAGGAGATGGAAGAAGACGAGGATGAGAAATGGAGGAAAGAACTGGACGGTTTCACCCCACCTGGTGTCGGGTATGGGAACATCACTGAGGAGACAATCCAGAGGCTGAAGAAAGAGAAGCTGTCCAAGTCTGAAAGGAAGCGCCGGGAGAGGGAGGCCAAGAGAGCTGAGACTGAGGAGGACCTGGCCGTGGTCTGCGCCCGATGCCACTCGCTGAGAAATTATGGGCTTGTGAAGAATGACAAGGCCGAGAACTTGATCCCGGACTTTGATTTTGATCGGTTCATTTCGTCTCGGTTGATGAAGAGGTCGACTAGCGCCCCGGTTATCGTCATGGTGGTGGATTGTGCAGACTTTGATGGGTCATTTCCGAAGCGAGCTGCCAAGTCATTGTTCAAGGCACTTGAAGGAAGGAGAAATTCTAAGGTGAGTGAAACACCAAGGCTTGTTCTTGTTGGTACAAAGGTAGATTTGCTTCCATGGCAGCAAATGGGAGTGCGGTTCGATAGGTGGGTTCGTGGCCGTGCTAAGGCTTTTGGAGCACCAAAGCTAGATGCTGTTTTCTTGATCAGCGTCCACAGAGATTTGGCTGTTAGAAACCTAATTTCATACATAAAGGAATCAGCAGGACCTCGTAGCAACGTTTGGGTGATTGGTGCACAGAATGCTGGGAAATCTACGCTGATAAATGCAGTTGCAAAGAAACAAGGTGTTAAAATCACAAGATTGACTGAAGCTGCTGTCCCAGGAACAACATTAGGCATACTGAGGGTAACAGGTGTTTTACCTGCAAAGGCAAAAATGTATGACACTCCTGGCTTGTTGCATCCATACATAATGGCAATGAGATTAAATAATGAGGAACGAAAGATGATTGAAATAAGGAAAGAATTGCGGCCACGGTCCTTCAGGGTGAAA GTAGGACAATCCGTCCATATTGGAGGCTTAACGCGTCTGGATGTGCTAAAATCATCAGCGCAGACCATCTATATAACTGTTTGGGCATCTTCGAATGTTCCCCTCCATCTTGGAAAGACTGATAATGCTGATGAATTGCGAGACCGACATTTTGGCATCAGACTTCAG CCGCCAATTGGCCCAGAGCGAGTCAATGAATTGGGTCACTGGACAGAAAGACAAATTGAGGTGTCTGGGGCGAGCTGGGATGTCAACAGTATGGACATCGCTGTTTCTGGCCTTGGATGGTACTCCTTGGGCCTCAAAGGCACTGCCACTGTTTCCTTGTGGACATTTGAGGGCATTGGTGTGACAGAACGTGATGCGATGATTCTGCACCGAGCCCAATTCCTTGAAAGGCCTGGATTTTGGTTACCCATTGCCATTGCTAATGCTATAGGTGAGGAGACAAGAAAGAATAACGAGAGGAGAAAGGCTgagcaaagaagaaaagaagaagaagaagaagaagaagaagaagaagagctgcTTTTGGAAGAAATGGTTGAGTGA
- the LOC117861565 gene encoding probable arabinosyltransferase ARAD1: protein MVLERKMQPPLPPPEHRRALRFVVFLAVSLLAFSCWALVNSRINDAIPDSAVLVRDADDKTAPALTGDDPAAAVPVGGAATARAANLSDPVIRVPPLVRGGGGEGEQRISERCDADLAALRVYVYDLPAEFHFGMLGWDGGKGRLAAAWPDVGDARAAPHYPGGLNLQHSVAYWLLLDILSSSTPPPGRPCVAVRVANASLADVFFVPFFASLSYNRHSKLRRGEKVSRNRALQAELVKYLSRKEEWRRWGGRDHLIVPHHPNSMMEARKRLSAAMFVLSDFGRYSPDVANLKKDVIAPYKHVVRSLADDESPAFDQRPVLAYFQGAIHRKAGGKVRQKLYQLLKDERDVHFTYGSVRRDGIRRATAGMSTSKFCLNIAGDTPSSNRLFDAIASHCVPVIVSDDIELPFEDVLDYSEFCVFVRAADAARKGFLLRLLRGISREEWTRMWGRLKEVAQHFEYQYPSRPGDAVQMIWGAVARKMHSVKLQLHKRGRYQRTGSES, encoded by the exons ATGGTGTTGGAGAGGAAGATGCAGCCACCATTGCCGCCGCCCGAGCACCGGAGAGCCCTCCGGTTCGTGGTCTTCCTGGCCGTCTCCCTCCTGGCCTTCTCCTGCTGGGCTCTCGTCAATTCCAGGATCAACGACGCCATTCCCGACTCCGCCGTCCTGGTGCGCGACGCCGACGACAAGACGGCGCCCGCGCTCACCGGCGAcgacccggcggcggccgtcccggtgggcggcgccgcgacggcgcgcgcggcgaATCTGAGCGATCCGGTGATCCGGGTGCCGCCGCTggtacgaggaggaggaggggaaggggagcaACGGATCAGCGAGAGGTGCGACGCGGACCTCGCGGCGCTCCGGGTGTACGTGTACGACCTGCCGGCGGAGTTCCACTTCGGCATGCTGGGGTGGGACGGCGGCAAGGGGaggttggcggcggcgtggcccgACGTCGGtgacgcccgcgccgcgccgcactACCCCGGCGGGCTCAACCTGCAGCACAGCGTGGCGTACTGGCTCTTGCTGGACATCCTGTCCtcctccaccccgccgcccggcaGGCCCTGCGTCGCCGTCAGGGTGGCGAACGCGAGCCTCGCCGACGTCTTCTTCGTGCCCTTCTTCGCGTCGCTGAGCTACAACCGCCACTCGAAGCTCCGGCGCGGGGAGAAGGTGAGCCGGAACCGGGCCCTGCAGGCCGAGCTGGTGAAGTACCTGTCGCGGAAGGAGGAATGGAGGCGGTGGGGCGGCCGGGACCACCTCATCGTGCCGCACCACCCCAACAGCATGATGGAGGCCCGGAAGCGGCTCAGCGCCGCCATGTTCGTGCTCTCCGACTTCGGGAGGTACTCGCCGGACGTCGCCAACCTCAAGAAGGACGTCATCGCGCCGTACAAGCACGTcgtccgctccctcgccgacgACGAGTCGCCGGCGTTCGACCAGCGCCCCGTCCTCGCATATTTCCAAGGCGCCATCCACAGGAAAGCT GGCGGCAAGGTTCGGCAGAAGCTGTACCAGCTGCTCAAGGACGAGCGCGACGTGCACTTCACGTACGGCAGTGTCCGGCGGGACGGCATCCGGCGCGCCACGGCGGGGATGTCAACGTCCAAGTTCTGCCTCAACATCGCGGGCGACACGCCGTCGTCGAACCGGCTCTTCGACGCCATCGCGAGCCACTGCGTCCCGGTCATCGTCAGCGACGACATCGAGCTGCCGTTCGAGGACGTGCTGGACTACTCGGAGTTCTGCGTGTTcgtgcgcgccgccgacgccgccaggAAGGGGTTCCTGCTGCGCCTGCTCCGGGGCATCTCCCGCGAAGAGTGGACCAGGATGTGGGGGAGGCTCAAGGAGGTGGCGCAGCACTTCGAGTACCAGTACCCGTCGCGGCCGGGCGACGCCGTGCAGATGATCTGGGGCGCGGTGGCGAGGAAGATGCACTCCGTGAAGCTGCAGCTGCACAAGCGCGGGAGGTATCAGAGAACGGGTTCGGAATCATGA